The Deinococcus sp. Leaf326 DNA segment CGCGGGCCATCGGGGCCGTGAACACGGTCATTCACCGGAGCGGCCGGCTGCTGGGCGAAAACACCGACGCCCCCGGCCTGCTGGCAGCGCTGGACGAGGCCGGGGCGTCCGCCGGAGGCCTGAGCGTGGTGCTGGGCGCGGGCGGCGCGGCGCGGGCGGCGGTCTACGCGCTGCGGTCGCGTGGACAGGCGGCCATGGTCGTGAACCGCACGCCGGAGCGCGCCGCCGCCCTCACCCGCGACCTGGGCGGGCAGGCCCTGAACGCCGCTGAGGTGCCGTGGGCGCAGGTCGGGCTGCTGGTGAACGCCAGCAGCGCCGGCCTGGGCGACCCCCACGCCAGCCCCCTGACCCCCCTGCCTGCGCTGGCGCCGGGGGCTCTCGTGTACGACATGGTCTACAAGCCCACCGAAACCCGGCTGATGCGGGAAGCCCGCGCCGCCGGGGTACGCGCCGAGAACGGTCTGGGGATGCTGGCGCACCAGGCCCGGCTGGCCTTTTTCGCCTGGACCGGGGCTGAGGTACCG contains these protein-coding regions:
- the aroE gene encoding shikimate dehydrogenase → MSSPGVPGGSWRAFLYADPAAHSLSPQMHAAAFAAAGLAGQYEARRVAPQDLPAAIAELRAPGVLGANLSLPHKETALLLLDDLSPAARAIGAVNTVIHRSGRLLGENTDAPGLLAALDEAGASAGGLSVVLGAGGAARAAVYALRSRGQAAMVVNRTPERAAALTRDLGGQALNAAEVPWAQVGLLVNASSAGLGDPHASPLTPLPALAPGALVYDMVYKPTETRLMREARAAGVRAENGLGMLAHQARLAFFAWTGAEVPAPVFLEALAGGVQVPPRP